From the genome of Phycisphaerales bacterium:
CCGACCGACGACACCATGAGCACCGACCCCAACATCCTCCCCAAGCAGTCCCCGCAGGACGACATCTTGGACGTCCTCGCCGAGTTCGAGACGGGGCTGGAGTCTCTCAAGGCGCTCTACGCCCAGCGGCAGCGCCTCCAGACCCGCATCCGCCAGCACGAGGAAGAGGTTCAGACCAAGGAGACCGCCCTCAACCAGCGCGCCGCCGAGCTCGCCCAGGCCCAGGCCGCGCACCAGCAGCGGCAGAAGGACCTCGAGGCGGCGCTCGCCAAGCTCCAGTCGCGCGAGGCCGAGCTCGATTCGACCGCCAAGGCGATCGCCGCCGACCGCGCCGCCCTGGACTCCTCCCGCCACAAGCTCGATGAAGAGGTCCAGGCCCGAGGCCAGACGCTCGCCGCGCAGGCCCAGAAGCTCGCGGATGAGTCCCGCGCGGTCGAGAACCTGACCCACGAGCTGGAGCAGCAGGCCAAGGCCCTCGAGCAGCAGCGCGCCGCCTTCGAGCAGGAGCGCCGCACCCGCGCCGCCGACCTCGCCGAGATCGAGTCGCTCCGCAAGGACCTCGCCGCTCAGCGCGAGATTCTCGCCAGCCACGAGAAGCAGTCCAAGGACCTCCAGGCCCGCGTTGATTCCCTGGGCCAGGAACTCAAGCAGGCCCGCGACCTTGCCGCCCGCCACGCCAAGGCCGCCGAGCAGGCGACCACCAGCGCCGCCGCGGCCAGCAAGTCGCAGGTCGAGCAGCTCGCCCAGAAGGCAGCCGCCCTTGAGCAGCAGAGCAAGAGCCTCGAGCACCAGAACAAGGAGCTCGCCAAGACTGCCGACGCGGCCCGCGCCCTCGCCGCGACCGCCCAGGCCCAGGCCGCGGCCTCTCAGGTTCAGCTGGAGCAGCTTCACCAGAAGTCCGCTCAGCTGGAGCAGCAGAACCAGGAGTTCGCCAAGGTCGCGGGCTCGAGCAAGTCAGCCTCCGCCGCGCTCCAGTCGCAGCTCACCGCGCTCCAAACCAAGGCCGGTGAGTTCGAGAAAGCCCTCGCGCAGGAGAAGTCCGAGTCCGCCCGCCTCTCCGCGTCGCTCGCGCAGCAGACCGAGTCCGCGGCCGCGCTCGAGAAGACCGTCGAGGGCCTCCAGGCCAAGCTCAAGCACGAGCTGGCTGAGCGAGAGGAGATGCGCCGCCAGCTCGAGGCCGCGCAGGCCGGCCTGATGCAGGCGACCGCCCGCAGCAACCAGCTCGAGGCACAGCTCGCGAAGGCTCTGAACGAGGTCAAGGCACTGCAGGCCGCCGCGGCCGCCAAGCCGAAGAGCGCCGTCTCATCCTCCAACGCGTCGATGCTCCGGCGTCGGGCCCGCCTCAAGCTTGCCCACGACCTCATCCGCGAGCGTTACCAGAAGCTCGGTAAGGCCAACGAAGCCTTGAAGAAGCGCATCGAGCAGTGCGACCAGATCATGGCCCAGCGACAGGAGCTTGCGGCCATCCGCGACCGCGTCGTGCTCGCCGAGCGAGCTGCCCTGCGCAAGCAGGGCGGCAGCCGCGCCGCCGTCATGACCCTCTGCGCGGTCGGCGTCTTCGCCGTGCTCTCTGGTCTCGCGTGGGCGGTCGCCCGCGAGGTCGCGCCCGCGACCTTCCTCGCGACAAGTCAGCTCAAGGCCGACGGGCGCGGGCGTGCCCTCAACCAGAACGAGATCGCCGAGTGGCAGACCTTCCACCAGGGGCTGCTGGGCGACCCCCGCTTCCACGAGACTGCCGCCGAGCGCTTCAAAAAGCAGGGCATGGCCACGCTCGCCTCCGCCCCCGCGGTCGCGGAGATGATCCGCGAGAACCTCACCACAGAGACCTCCAAGGCCGGACAGCTCTCACTGCACCTCAAGGGCAAGGGCAGCGACCGCACGGCCCGCGAGCTCGAGACCTTCACCGCCGCGTTCGTCAGTCACGCCAACGCCGCCCAGCAGCAGCGGATCGACGGCAGCGTGACGGAGGTCCTCGCCGCCGCCACTGTGGGCGCTGACCCGCTGGACAACACCCGCACCATCTACGCGGGTGGCATCCTCGCCGCGGGCGTGGTCCTTGCCGGCGCCCTGTGGATGCTGTTGTGGAAGCGGCTGGTCGGCGCTAAGACCGCCTTTGAGACCGACGGCGAGATCGCAGCGGCCCTGGACGACGCCAAGTGGGCCAACTTCGCCGCAAACGGAGCCGCCGCCCAAGTCGCACAGGCGAAGCACCGCTGAGCCATTCAGCCGTCCCGACCCTTGCCACCGAGATGTCCTCATCTCGGTGGTTCTCCGTTTGTGCACTCCAAGGGCGGCACGAGCATCCCAAAAACAAAGCCGCCCGCGTCTCCGCGGGCGGCGTCACTTTTCGATCTCAGTCACGAAGCAGGCCGCTCAGGCGACCACGCCCTCCATCAGGAACTTGCCGCCCGTCGCAGGCTCGTTGATCCGGGCGCTCACGAGCGCCACCCGCATGCCCGAGGTCAACTTGGGCAGCGTGATCGACTTATGCACCCCGTCCGCGGCGATCTCGGTGATCGTCCGCTCGATAGCGCCGTTGTCGTCCACGACCACAAGGCGGTAGCTCTCGCCCTGCAGACCGGGGAGCTCGCAGAACATCTTCGAATCGTTCCACTTCTCGTCCACCCAGATCACGGCCTTGCCGCTGAAGCCCTGGGCCGCCGTCATGAGCACCCGCTGGGACGTCGCGCTGTACAGCACGTCGCCCATGTACGTCCGCTCGAAGCGCTGGAGGAAGGCGGAGTTGGCCGCGTCGTCCTCGAAGTGGTGGGTCATCCGCTGGTTGGCGGTGTAGACGTTCACGAACGCGACGCCGAGCACGACCACTGCGGTCACCAGACCGATGGCCGAAGCCCGCCACGCCGTGTGCACCCGCTTGGCCGGGGCGAGGTTGAGGTCGGTGCCGGCGCCCTCAGCGATCATGGCCGCGCTCACCGCGTTCAGCACGCGCTCGCGGAGGTAAGCGGGCGGCTCGACCTGAGGCAGCAGGTGGTCCATGTTGGCAAACCGGGCCTGCTCGCGCCGGATCTGCGCCTGAACCGCGGGCGGGGCAACCGTGAAGGCGGCCTCGAACGCAGCCTGCTCCTTCTCATCGAGCTGGCCTAGCGCATCCAGGTGCGCGTGCTCCAGAAGCTCCTGCAAAGTCATGTGGCAAACTCCTCGCCATTGCGCTCGCGAAGCCGCACGAGGGCCCTGCTCAACGCCGACTTGATGGTTCCCAAGGGTGTGTTCAACTCTTCCCCGATCTGCCGCAACGTCTGTCCCCCCAGATACGCTCTCGTGACGACTGTGCGTTGCAGTTCTGGCAGTGATTCGATCCTTTTCAGCAGAATCTTCATCCGCTCGTCTGTATCCAGCCTGGAAGTTCCCGCTTCCACCGCCGCGGGCATCACCGCTGTCGGCCCGTCCAGCGACGAAGCCTTGAGCCGGGCCCGGTTCCGCCGCAGCTTGTCGACCAGGTGCCTGCGGGCGATGAGCATCACCCATGTCACCAGGGCCGAACGCCCGTCGTCATACCTTGATGCCGTCTTCCACAGCCGAACGAAAATCTCCTGCACCGCGTCCTCCGCCTCGGCCCTGGTAGGCATGGACTGATACGCCATGCGGAACACCAGCGACCCGAAGCGGTCGTACAACTCACCGATCGCGCCCTCGTCGTTGCTCGCGACGCGGCGCATCAAGTCCAGATCGCCGCTTCCGCGGCCGTCTGAATGACCCCTCACGCCCATATGCCGGCACCGCCTATCTACCCGACGGGTGAAGATCGTGAAGTGGTCTTCCCAGTGAGCCTGGTTGGCGCCCGTCTGACCACAAATACGGGCGGCGTCGCTGAAGGATGCTTCATTTCGACCAAATCCAGTCTACACCAGCCACCCGGCCTAGGCACGAAAAGTTATCCGACCAGGTCCCGAATCCCCCGTTCGGGATCACCTTTGGGGTGTTCAGCCGACCTGTATGAGGAATTAAACTATTGCTGAAACTTCCCGCCGAGAGTAACCTGCTGGGGTGGACCTGAGTCCGTGACCGGACAAGACCACGCTCGCTTGGGGTTCCATTGATGAAGACCCGCCAGCTCAACGCGTCGCGTCAGCGCCGTGTTTCAGTGCGCGCCGGCTTCTCCCTCATCGACATCCTGGTGTCCATCGCGGTCATCGCGGTGCTCATCGGCATGCTCCTCCCCAAGCTCAGCAGCGTGCACGAGTCCGCCCGGCGTGTCTCCTGCCAGTCGAACGTCCGCCAGATCGGCGTCGGCGTGATGACCTACGCCAATGACTACCGGGGCTACATCCCACCCAGCATCTACCTCCCCGAGTCCTCGACTGGGATGGCTCCGCAGAACATGAACACGCTGCGGACCGACGACGGGCGCTGGGACGGCATGGGCGTGCTCTACTCGCTGGAATACACCGCCGCACACAAGGTCTTTTACTGCCCCTCCCATAAGGGTGAGAAGCCGCTCAACAAGTACACCGGCCTCTTCAAGAACAACCCCGGCGGGGAGATCCTCAGCAACTACCACTACCGCGGCGAAGGCCCCGCCGGCCATGGGCCCGGCGGCCCGACGACCCGCAATCTCGACAAGATCGACCCCGCCTACTCCTCCCTGATCTCTGACTCCATGCAGCTCCGTTCCGACTACAGCCACAAGGTCGGCGCCAACTTCTTCCGTGCCGACCTCTCCGTGCACTGGTACAACGACCCGGGCTCCAACCTTCGCCTGGAGCTGCCCGAGACCAAGGAAGAGGCCGACATCCAGTTCGAGTACGTGGTCGAGCTGTGGAACAAGTTCGACGACGCCGCCAATGCCGAGCGCAATGGCGAGAACCCCTGAGCGAACCAAGGTTTGGCTCATCCGTCTAAGCTGATCGCATGACCACCCGCGTCCTCGCCGCGTTGCTGTCGCTAGCCGTTGCGGTTTCCACACACGCGCAACTCAAGCCTGACCGCCTCTACTACGGGATCAACCGCCCGGTGCCGATGCAGGTCTCGCTGCCGCCCGCACCGGAGGGCAAGGCGTGGGGCGACCTGCACATCGACCTCTACACGCCCGGCAACCCCGAGCCCATTGCCGTCGCGCCCGTCGAGCAGGGCAAAATCGACCTTGGCGCGCTCTTCCCGATCATGTGGGGCACGACCACGCCCAAGGTGCAGTACGCGCAGCTCGTCGCCGGCACTGAGAAGGTGGGCCCGCCTGTGGTGCTCCAGCCCATGGTGAACCCCGCGGCCGCGATGGTCTACAGCGAGTCGGCCAAGGGTCCGTGGTTCATCGACCCCAAGACCCTTACGCCCAGCTTCAAGCCCCGAGATGGCCAGATCGCGTGGGTGAGCTACGAGACCCGCACGTACACGGGCATCCGCGCCTACGTCGACCAGCATGTGGTGATCGAGACGACGCTGGGCGAGATCGAGTTCCGCCTCAACCCGGAGGCTGCCCCAAACACGGTGTTCAACTTCCGCCACCTTGTCGAGGGCGGCTTCTACACCGACGTGATCTTCCACCGCATCGTGCCGCGCCTGGCCAGCGGCGCGCCGTTCGTCATCCAGGTCGGCGACCCGACCGGCACCGGCGACGGCGGCCCCGGGTACTCGATCGACCTCGAGCCCAGCACGCTGCCGCACGACTTCGGCGTGATCTCCATGGCCCGTGAGAACGAGCCCAACACCAACGGCTCGCAGGTCTTCGTCTGCCTCTCCCGCGAAGGCACCAAGGCCCTTGACGGCCGTTACACCGCCTTCGGGCACGCGGTGCGTGGCAGCGAGACCATCATGGCATTGGCCGCCGTGCCGCTTGTGCCAGACGAGCCGGGGCAGGACCCCAAGAACCGCCCAAAGGACCCGCCCATCCTCCAGCGGGCGCGCCTGGTCGATGCGCCGCCCTACGGCGAGGCGCCGCCCGCGCTCACCCGCCCGGCCGAGCCCCCCAAGTCCCGCTGAGGACGCTCGCGGTCAGAACAGGAACACCAGGCTCGCGCCCACAAACGGCGTCCCATCCGCGCCCTGCTGGTCCAGCTCGTTCCCGTTGTTATCATCGACGGTGTATTCCTGCCACGCGATGTAGCCGCCCGCCACCGTCACGCTGATCCGCGGCGAGAACGAGTACCGCACCTGCAGCCACACCGGGATCCGCGAGTCCCGCCCGACGCCGTCGGGGATCGGGCCGTCCTCATCGAGCCGATACGCCCGACCCTGGTACGCCCCGTGCAGCGAGATCTGCAGCTGCTCGTTGGGCCGGTACGCCAGCGCGATGCCCGTCGAGTTCAG
Proteins encoded in this window:
- a CDS encoding peptidylprolyl isomerase, which encodes MTTRVLAALLSLAVAVSTHAQLKPDRLYYGINRPVPMQVSLPPAPEGKAWGDLHIDLYTPGNPEPIAVAPVEQGKIDLGALFPIMWGTTTPKVQYAQLVAGTEKVGPPVVLQPMVNPAAAMVYSESAKGPWFIDPKTLTPSFKPRDGQIAWVSYETRTYTGIRAYVDQHVVIETTLGEIEFRLNPEAAPNTVFNFRHLVEGGFYTDVIFHRIVPRLASGAPFVIQVGDPTGTGDGGPGYSIDLEPSTLPHDFGVISMARENEPNTNGSQVFVCLSREGTKALDGRYTAFGHAVRGSETIMALAAVPLVPDEPGQDPKNRPKDPPILQRARLVDAPPYGEAPPALTRPAEPPKSR
- a CDS encoding sigma-70 family RNA polymerase sigma factor; the protein is MRRVASNDEGAIGELYDRFGSLVFRMAYQSMPTRAEAEDAVQEIFVRLWKTASRYDDGRSALVTWVMLIARRHLVDKLRRNRARLKASSLDGPTAVMPAAVEAGTSRLDTDERMKILLKRIESLPELQRTVVTRAYLGGQTLRQIGEELNTPLGTIKSALSRALVRLRERNGEEFAT
- a CDS encoding DUF1559 domain-containing protein, giving the protein MKTRQLNASRQRRVSVRAGFSLIDILVSIAVIAVLIGMLLPKLSSVHESARRVSCQSNVRQIGVGVMTYANDYRGYIPPSIYLPESSTGMAPQNMNTLRTDDGRWDGMGVLYSLEYTAAHKVFYCPSHKGEKPLNKYTGLFKNNPGGEILSNYHYRGEGPAGHGPGGPTTRNLDKIDPAYSSLISDSMQLRSDYSHKVGANFFRADLSVHWYNDPGSNLRLELPETKEEADIQFEYVVELWNKFDDAANAERNGENP